A single region of the Triticum dicoccoides isolate Atlit2015 ecotype Zavitan chromosome 2B, WEW_v2.0, whole genome shotgun sequence genome encodes:
- the LOC119365496 gene encoding ubiquinol oxidase 1a, mitochondrial-like — translation MSSRMAGSVLLRHAGAGASRLFATTATATSPAARSVLAGGEGAWVRMMSTSAASQVKDEAAKAVKAEAAKGDGEKKEVAISSYWGIEQSKKLVREDGTEWKWSCFRPWETYTADTSIDLTKHHVPNTMLDKIAYYTVKSLRFPTDIFFQRRYGCRAMMLETVAAVPGMVGGMLLHLRSLRRFEQSGGWIRALLEEAENERMHLMTFMEVAQPRWYERALVIAVQGVFFNAYFFGYLISPKFAHRVVGYLEEEAVHSYTEFLKDLDDGKIDNVPAPAIAIDYWRLPANATLKDVVTVVRADEAHHRDVNHFASDVYYQGMQLKATPAPIGYH, via the exons ATGAGCTCCCGGATGGCCGGATCGGTCCTCCTCCGCCACGCCGGCGCTGGCGCCAGCCGCCTCttcgccaccaccgccaccgcgaCGTCCCCGGCGGCCAGGAGCGTTCTCGCCGGCGGCGAGGGCGCGTGGGTGCGGATGATGTCCACCTCCGCGGCCTCGCAGGTCAAGGACGAGGCGGCTAAGGCGGTCAAGGCGGAGGCGGCCAAGGGCGACGGGGAGAAGAAGGAGGTGGCGATCAGCAGCTACTGGGGGATCGAGCAGTCGAAGAAGCTAGTGCGCGAGGACGGCACCGAGTGGAAGTGGTCTTGCTTCAGG CCATGGGAGACGTACACCGCGGACACGTCGATCGATCTGACCAAGCACCACGTGCCCAACACGATGCTCGACAAGATCGCCTACTACACCGTCAAGTCCCTGCGCTTCCCCACCGACATCTTCTTCCAG AGGAGGTATGGCTGCCGCGCAATGATGCTGGAGACTGTTGCCGCAGTGCCGGGGATGGTGGGCGGCatgctcctccacctgcgctcacTCCGGCGCTTCGAGCAGAGCGGCGGCTGGATccgcgcgctgctggaggaggccgAGAACGAGCGCATGCACCTCATGACCTTCATGGAGGTGGCTCAGCCCAGGTGGTACGAGCGCGCACTCGTCATCGCCGTCCAGGGCGTCTTCTTCAACGCCTACTTCTTCGGCTACCTCATTTCCCCCAAGTTCGCGCACCGCGTCGTCGGGTACCTCGAGGAGGAGGCCGTCCACTCCTACACCGAGTTCCTCAAGGATCTCGACGACGGCAAGATCGACAACGTCCCCGCCCCGGCCATCGCCATCGACTACTGGCGCCTCCCTGCCAACGCCACCCTCAAGGACGTGGTCACCGTCGTGCGCGCCGACGAGGCTCACCACCGCGACGTCAACCACTTCGCATCG GACGTGTACTACCAGGGTATGCAGCTGAAGGCCACCCCGGCGCCGATCGGATACCACTGA